A region of Nostoc sp. 'Peltigera membranacea cyanobiont' N6 DNA encodes the following proteins:
- the moeB gene encoding molybdopterin-synthase adenylyltransferase MoeB has protein sequence MLDPNLDEIQLTKDDYERYSRHLILPEVGLEGQKRLKAASVQCIGTGGLGSPLLLYLAAAGIGRIGIVDFDVVDTSNLQRQVIHGTSWVGKPKIESAKNRIHEINPYCQVDLYETRLTSENALEILQPYDIVVDGTDNFPTRYLVNDACVLLNKPNVYGSILRFEGQATVFNYQGGPNYRDLFPEPPPPGMVPSCAEGGVLGILPGIIGLIQATETVKIILGQGNTLSGRLLLYNALDMKFRELKLRPNPIRPVIEKLIDYEEFCGIPQAKAEEAKQQMESQEMTVKDLKELLDSGAKDFVLLDVRNPNEYDIAKIPGSVLVPLPDIENGNGVAKVKEILNGHRLIAHCKMGGRSAKALAILKEAGIVGTNVKGGITAWSREIDPSVPEY, from the coding sequence ATGCTAGATCCGAATCTGGATGAAATCCAGTTAACCAAAGACGATTACGAACGCTACTCTAGACACCTGATTTTGCCGGAAGTAGGACTAGAAGGACAGAAGCGCCTGAAAGCCGCCAGCGTCCAGTGTATAGGTACAGGTGGACTAGGTTCACCACTACTTTTATATTTGGCGGCGGCGGGTATTGGACGCATCGGGATTGTGGATTTCGATGTTGTCGATACTTCCAATCTACAACGCCAAGTCATCCACGGGACATCTTGGGTGGGTAAACCCAAGATTGAATCGGCAAAAAACCGCATTCACGAGATTAACCCCTATTGTCAGGTTGATTTATACGAAACTCGCCTGACTTCCGAAAACGCCCTAGAAATCCTGCAACCTTATGATATTGTGGTAGATGGTACTGATAACTTCCCCACTAGATATCTAGTTAACGATGCCTGCGTATTGCTGAATAAGCCCAACGTCTACGGTTCAATTTTACGCTTTGAAGGGCAAGCTACTGTATTTAACTACCAAGGTGGGCCAAATTATCGCGACCTTTTCCCAGAACCACCACCACCAGGAATGGTTCCCTCTTGTGCAGAAGGTGGCGTATTAGGGATTTTGCCAGGAATTATTGGTTTAATCCAAGCAACGGAAACAGTCAAAATTATTCTGGGACAAGGTAATACTCTAAGTGGACGGTTGCTGTTATACAACGCCTTAGATATGAAATTTCGGGAGTTGAAACTGCGTCCTAACCCGATTCGCCCAGTCATTGAAAAACTGATAGACTACGAAGAATTCTGCGGAATTCCACAAGCTAAGGCAGAGGAGGCAAAACAGCAGATGGAAAGTCAAGAAATGACCGTCAAAGATTTGAAGGAATTGCTAGATAGCGGTGCGAAGGATTTTGTACTGCTGGATGTCCGCAACCCCAATGAGTACGACATTGCCAAGATTCCTGGTTCGGTGTTGGTACCCTTACCAGATATTGAAAATGGCAATGGCGTTGCGAAGGTGAAGGAAATATTAAACGGCCACCGTTTAATTGCTCATTGTAAAATGGGCGGGCGGTCGGCAAAAGCCCTT
- a CDS encoding Mov34/MPN/PAD-1 family protein: protein MIRLSQEHLQTIRAHAERTYPDECCGIILGYLASEGKTVVEVMPTENAWNTEAAAEFSGERTTESKRRQYAIAPEIMLKMQKEARDRSLNIIGIFHSHPDISAIPSECDRLYAWQGYSYIIVTVQNGKAGELRSWSLDDRHQFQAEAIENIKSDLV from the coding sequence ATGATTCGACTTAGCCAAGAACACTTGCAGACCATCCGCGCCCATGCCGAAAGAACCTATCCAGACGAGTGTTGTGGTATAATTTTGGGCTATCTGGCTAGTGAGGGTAAAACTGTGGTCGAAGTCATGCCAACAGAAAATGCCTGGAATACAGAAGCGGCGGCTGAGTTTTCAGGCGAACGCACAACAGAAAGTAAAAGACGGCAATATGCGATCGCACCCGAAATTATGCTAAAAATGCAAAAAGAAGCACGCGATCGCTCACTGAACATTATCGGCATTTTTCACTCCCACCCAGATATTTCTGCTATCCCTTCAGAATGCGATCGCTTATATGCTTGGCAAGGATACTCATATATAATAGTTACCGTCCAAAACGGTAAAGCTGGAGAACTCCGAAGCTGGAGCCTTGACGATCGTCATCAGTTCCAAGCAGAGGCAATTGAAAATATAAAATCTGACTTAGTTTAA